CCGTCCTCTTTCTGTTTCCAGTCAGATCAACTCCAAGAACGTGTGCGGTCAGACGCCGCTGCATCTGGCCTGTGAGCGTGGAGACctggtgtgtgtgaaggagctgctggaggagagccAAGCTCGAACTGACATCAGAGACCGCAACGGAGAGACGCCCATGCACTTCGCCGCCAAGCAGGATTCTCCTGCCGTCATCCAGGTGAGCACAAGGGAAGGTTCCCCCCCCTCATGTTTAAAGGTTGGTTAGTGAGTGCATCATGAAATCAGGTCAGAGGGAAAACATCAGTCCATCGTCTGTACTTAAAAAGTGACCTCGACTCTGGGTCTGGAAAGGGAAGCTCATGCAGAAGGGCCTGGAACCTGTATTCTCTCAGATGACCAGCAGAGTACAGCTCCATTGGTTGTTGGAATCAACCAATCCATGTTGTCGTCCCTCCTCTCGTCGACAGGTGCTGTGCTCTCGTCTGTGCTCGGGCGTGAACGAGCTGAACAGCAACGGGGAGACGCCGCTGCACGTGGCCTGCCGCATGGGACGCATGGAGGCCGTCAAAGCTCTGCTGGACGGAGGAGCCAAGTGTGGTGTCGTCGGCGGCACTGGGTATCCCATCCACAGCGCCATGAAGTACAGCGAGAAGGGGTGAGGACCATGAGCCGCTGTGTTTTCTGTACAGTACCTGTTTTAAAGGAAATGAGGAGCATTTAAGAACTTTTTTGAAAGCTTAACAATAACTGTTTTTCGGGATTCTATGCAGTGTGTTTTAGAGACGATGAGTTATGTTCTTAATACTTGatagtaaatgtgtgtgtgtctgtcagctgtGTGCAGGAGATCCTCAAAGCCGACCCAGGCCAGCTCCAGGCTGAAGACTCTCTGTACGGAGGGACGCCGCTGCACTGGGCCAAAACTGCTGAGGTAATCAAACGTTTACTCCATAGGTTTTGTGGTTAGAAATCCGTTCTGAGCTGTTTAAATGACACACTTGCATTCTGGTGATAGAGTTCACCTGCATTGGtgtgagcatgttaaagctttGAGGACCCTGTGATCTGCAGCTCCGTGGCAGTGATGGCCACCTGTTAATGCTGTTTCTCTGGTCGCTCAAATTAACTCAAGTTTTTGGATGTTAAAGatgtttttgggggggggttctgtgtCAGATGTGTCGTATCCTGCTGGAGCATGGCTGTGCAGTGAACTACCTCAGCAAGACCGGAGAGAGCGCCCTCCACATTTTGACCAGGAGGGGGCGCTTTGAGGCGTCCATGGTGTTGCTCACCCACGGGGCGAACGCCAACCTGAAGGGGCAGGACGGGAACACAGCCCTTCACCTGGCTATGAAGGTTTGTACCCAGGATACATCTCTTCAGGTAAAAACCACAGACTGGACTGAAAAAACGAATGACGCATATCCACGTCCTCTGGTTGCAGATGGACCACATGGAGCTGATCAAAGCTCTGATGGTGTTCGGTGCCGACGTGGAGATCCACAACGACCTGGGAGAAACCCCCGGACTGATCGCTGCACGCACCAGCAAAGGTAAACGAGACCGGAGGGAGGAGGGCTCGGAACTGAGAGGGAGACGGATGAAAGATTctgtgagaaagaaagagatcaGAAAGGAAGTCTGAGTTTTAACAGGGAAATGCTTGTGATGAAACTTACTGTGTCTCATCTAACTGCCTGGGTTTGGtttcatgtggttttatttgaaaGCACATGTTCTGCTGTTGATAACACAATCACTGCATGAAAATGATTGTATGTAATGAATAACTTTAATCTTTACAGGTGCAATACAGACATTGTTCTGCCTTGTAGTGTGATGAAGATTGTTGATTCTCACATGCAGAATTTATATTGCATGCTACAGGACAAGAAACAGTCTAAAGacgtaaaaacacaaagaatgaacttaaatgtttaatgtaatTACAATAATGGGTTAACTGTATAATCATAATTGAcattacagtttattttgagCTTATTGCAGATTCACATTTGTTGTTGACACATTGATTTGATTGCATATGAAACCTCCACCCGACACTCTGAAGAAGAAATGGTGATGAATAGAATTTGCTGTTATTGATTTTGCAAATGCATGATGATGAACAGCCTgctcatgctctctctctctctctctctctctctccctttctcttctctttctgcttTTTGTGGGGTTTGCATGATTTAACATATTGACTtgcttgcgtgtgtgtttgtgttaacacGATAGGTCCTAATAGAAAGATACTGCTGGACATGCTGTGTAGTGTAGGGGTCCAGCGTtgccaccccccctcccccggcaGCCCTCCCCCCGTCACCTTCAAGGCCAAGTCTCAAACTATAGGTAAAACCACCTGTTCCTCACATTTACCTCACAGCTCCACTGGTTCAGGCTTTCTACAATTTGAATGTCTCTCTTTGAGTCAGGGAAGAGCTGCTTAACTGTGAAGACTTTTTACATTGTCATTCTTTTTATATTCGTTGTATATTTTACAGTTGAGCTGATTGTTCTCATCGTTCTAACTTACGGTAGAATCGTCATCaatctataaaatacaatttgatgTTACAGAACGGATAACTCTGCCAAGGCTTAACAGTCCCCTCAATAAGATCCATGAGATATCTGGGAAATGGTTCAAATTCTAGTATAGTTCAAACTTAACCAAATTTGCATCACTCACAAATAAAGCAACATTTATTATACGAAATCTAAAATGGTATTAAACTGAATAGATATTCGTAGTAAAACTCCCATGTGACTTGTAGAAAACCCAGTGCCCCCTTTAGTCTTCCATGATTTACCAATCAATTACTGGCCCATTGATTTGTCATCACCACCAATAGCTGTTGTGATTGGCCGACAGGGTTTGAGGACATCATTCATGTGGGGGCAACGATCGGTGCGATGAGCAGAGGCCCGTCGGAAGTGGACGGTCGCAAAATGGTGAAGAAGAAGTGAGTATTGTCcacattttattctgaaatgagGGTAATCTGGGCGTAGGCTGAGGGTGAATCCATACTTAATGAGATGTTGAGGATTGTAGTTTTTATTAAGATAAAGAGAAgtccttgtttattttttctgattTAGTTCTACTTCTAATACCAAGTATTAAAAAACCTTAAAGTTTCTATCGATCTTTTTATATTAGACGACAAAGCTCTCTGGTGTAAAGAAGTCATTttgttctcctctcctctgctgcaggatgGACAGTCTGCTGTGTCTGGATGGTGGAGGTATCAAGGGTCTCGTGTTGATCCAGATGTTGATCGCTCTGGAGAAAGAGGCTGGTCGACCAACCAGAGATCTCTTCGACTGGGTCGCTGGCACGAGCACCGGGGGCATCCTGGCCCTGGCTATAGTCCACGGTTTGTGTTTTTCCCTTTCCGCTCCACATTGTTTGTGTAAAACTGCATCAAAACAATAATGGCGGCTCTTTTATATGTAGGTAAGTCTATGGATTACCTGCGCTGCTTGTACTTTCGAATGAAGGAGCAGGTATTTAAGGGGTCACGACCTTATGAATCCGCACCGCTGGAGGACTTCCTGAAAAAAGAGTTTGGGGAGAACACCAAGATGACAGACGTCCAATACCCGAGGTAACTGCACTTGCATTGTAACTTACAGTGGCAGCGAAAAAGCTCTCACAGGCTAATTAATAAAATGCTCCAGTGTTAGCTACATGATTGTGTAAAGCACCACTACTGCACCACAGgaaaatatgcaaaaataaaaccaatacTCGTTAAAACTTTCCTTAAAGATTCAGTGTTCAGCCAATTAGTTCCCATAAAGAAGGCTGCGTTTCTTTCATGTGGGGATCTGTGTTTCTTCTTAGTTTCTGCTGCTTGGAGAAATGTAATCAACCATCTTGAAATGCAATTTTTGGTTTTGCTGGGCCTTTGAAGGTTTGAGCTGATTTTGGGTGAAACCAACTCTGCTCTGAAACCCCAGACTGTCAATAAAGATGCTTCCTGCCACTGTGCAAAGTTGAGGCCGGAATATCCCAGATAAACGTGCTGCCATCTTGCgattttaatgtgattttgagCCAGAACTTGAGCAGTAGTGAtctctcgaccaatcatgagaccgtctcagctgtcaatcatgataaTTCGCACGGTATTTCAAgtgtaaaataacaaattaaaaccaaactgaacagaaaataaacatttaaaatacatcagTGTACCTAGAGCTACATAAAACGACAGACAGCATCTTCGGAGAAAAATTATGACTTAATAGTGGTCCATGTCCCctccgctaacatggaggaggtggggtttatgatcAATACTGCAGCCAAGCTTTAGAGAGAGTCTACATCTGAAACcactgaaaaagtaaaaaatagttGTGAGATTCTAAAATATGTATTGATCTAAATTGTCTTCTGCGGCACTTTATCTGTCTCCTCTCTAAcagttcctcttttctcttcacaGAGTGATGGTGACCAGTGTCCTTGCAGACAGACATCCAGGGGAGCTGCACATCTTCAGGAACTACAACCCTCCCTCCGTCCACAGAGAAGCCCCATACGCCACCACTGCCACATTCCAACCAATCACCATCCCACAAGGTAATCCACAACTACCACTTGTGTGCGTTGGCCTTAGACTAGTGCAGAATAGTGGAGTGCACTAAAACTACCACTGGATGGCGTCAAATCTTACCTTTAATGACTTTGAATCTCAAGAGTAAAAACAAAGTCTCAGCTTAGTTAACTTTAGAAattgtgtgaatgcaaatccctccatgtgagtttgtgtgtcagcgAACAAGTGCACCTGTTGCcgtgttgttgttgcaggatGGGAGGATGAGGATGTGTTGATAGTAGGATACACAGAGGAGCCGCCCAGAAAGCGTAGGAAGGTGACGGATGaaggtgtgtgggtgtgaatgaGAGACGACGAGCAGCTGCAAGGAACAGCTTCACAAAGATTTTAATTCTGTCAAAAAGTTTTATTAACTCATATATTGAAATATGTGAATGTGTACAAACACATACTTATGAGGCATAGCAGCAAAGAAATACGTGTTTCAGCTCTTTGTCCTTCTCCCCATCgatcaatgtgtttgttttaaaaattaAGCATTAAGTCATTAAGCatctttctctggagtttggaGTCTATAAACTGCCTTTTGGCTCATTCTCTTATTCTTGTCTTTACATCAGAACAACTGGTGTGGCGAGCTGCCCGCTCCAGCGGTGCCGCGCCCACCTACTTCCGACCGAACGGCCGCTTTCTGGATGGAGGGCTGCTGGCCAATAACCCGACACTGGACGCCATGTCAGAAATCCATCAGTGCAACAAAGCCTTCAAAGCGGAGGTAGGCACATTGACAGcagtttcatatttttattgctCCCTTCCATTAATTGCTCATTCAATCGCTAACCCACAAGTATTATTGTTCTCATTGTGTCATTCATCTATCTGTTCCCTCACTTTCTAACTCATCTTCACACTCCTGCCTCTCAGGGCCACCGGGAGGAAATCAAGAAGTTGGGTATAGTCGTCTCCCTTGGGACAGGTAGGCCACTTCATTGTGTCTCATCACAACTAATTATATATTTCATGCTCCGTCTGAACTAAATGCAAAGGTCAAGATCACTTTCTTAATCTGAAAGTGTCAACAACCACTTTGTGCTGCCAGGGGCATGAATGACAAGTCTATCTCATACTAAAGCCCTTATTCCTCCTGACCAGTCTATATAAAAGGTACTAAGTTTGACTGGGGGGTGTAGGCATTGTTGTAGTTCCTTCTTTTTGTAAACATGCAACAGCTCTAGTTGCATATAAATCATCATAGTGATAATAAATTGGGATCAATGAATACTTGCATCTGAAACGTGCTCCCGTGTGTCTGCAGGTAAACCCCCTCAGGTGGTGGTGAGCTCTGTGGATGTGTTCCGACCCACCAATCCTCTGGAGCTGGCCAAGAGCTTTGTAGGAGCCAAGGAGCTGGGCAAGATGCTGGTGGACTGTGTGAGTTGAGCTACGGCCACTGCTTCAGTCTCCAACGCTTTGTTTTGTAGTTAAATGAAAAGCCTGTTGGACCCGTAACCATTGATTTCTACTGTCCCATGAGTcagagttgtgtttttcatatttttctagTCTTTTAattgtctctccctctctctgactgAACAGTGCACAGACTCTGATGGTTGTGCCGTGGACAGAGCCAGAGCCTGGTGTGAGATGATCGACACCATCTATCACAGGTTAGCTGAAAAGGAACTTGCTGTGCTTTGGTTCTTTTTTACCACTAACTCTGCTCTCTGCCCTCGTTCGTTTCTTCCAGCAAAACATCTTTATCACATCACCTTCTCTGTGTGGCGCACCTTCCATTCTCTCTTATACTCTGATGCTTCCTATACAgtgttttaaataataaagacGTGTAACAGACCGCAGGATTCTGGTTGACAAAGGGTAAACATTTAGCTGCTATAGCTGACAATGACCAATATTCGGATATTGATCGGATTAAGACAATAGGCTGAATAAgaccagtggtggaggaagtactgaagtttagtacttaagtaaaagtacaagtacccaggaaaatatatacttaagtaaaagtaaaagtactacatcaacaatcctacttaagtaaaagtaaaaagtactgacttttaaatttactttaagtattaaaactaaaagaactcacgcaatgggttgtctctcaatgtctaggctgtgccattttgataaagaatgcagatatagctactggtaatactcatgcctctacagatgtcactactagtaataattataagcaacaacatttgcaggtatggcctgcccttttaaggaacgggcccagagagtgacgtagtgcacctgggtaacttgcgcaagaa
The sequence above is a segment of the Limanda limanda chromosome 2, fLimLim1.1, whole genome shotgun sequence genome. Coding sequences within it:
- the pla2g6 gene encoding 85/88 kDa calcium-independent phospholipase A2, encoding MQFLGRLLDTVSSVSTLFTNPYRVRDVPLADYGGAGKVLLKEEGRIFLYKNTHCQSWDCLLMCPETPSMVLRLFQVGSEEDAMNWFAQYALKLRPFYETLPLKAEATQPIVDCIRNHPDWSSAHIAVETALRECLKHNYVQSQINSKNVCGQTPLHLACERGDLVCVKELLEESQARTDIRDRNGETPMHFAAKQDSPAVIQVLCSRLCSGVNELNSNGETPLHVACRMGRMEAVKALLDGGAKCGVVGGTGYPIHSAMKYSEKGCVQEILKADPGQLQAEDSLYGGTPLHWAKTAEMCRILLEHGCAVNYLSKTGESALHILTRRGRFEASMVLLTHGANANLKGQDGNTALHLAMKMDHMELIKALMVFGADVEIHNDLGETPGLIAARTSKGPNRKILLDMLCSVGVQRCHPPSPGSPPPVTFKAKSQTIGFEDIIHVGATIGAMSRGPSEVDGRKMVKKKMDSLLCLDGGGIKGLVLIQMLIALEKEAGRPTRDLFDWVAGTSTGGILALAIVHGKSMDYLRCLYFRMKEQVFKGSRPYESAPLEDFLKKEFGENTKMTDVQYPRVMVTSVLADRHPGELHIFRNYNPPSVHREAPYATTATFQPITIPQEQLVWRAARSSGAAPTYFRPNGRFLDGGLLANNPTLDAMSEIHQCNKAFKAEGHREEIKKLGIVVSLGTGKPPQVVVSSVDVFRPTNPLELAKSFVGAKELGKMLVDCCTDSDGCAVDRARAWCEMIDTIYHRLSPQLSQEVMLDEVSDAVLVDMLWETQMYLYEKRDILRSLANLLLDK